Proteins co-encoded in one Pseudomonas fluorescens genomic window:
- the proW gene encoding glycine betaine/L-proline ABC transporter permease ProW codes for MSDFNFLDPFQSLNIPLGSWVETALKYLVHNFRDVFRSIRWPVDQVLDGVQWGLLSLPPTVFIIIAGLISWQIGGKRIAIFSVATLTGLGLIGVWNDAMVTLALVLTSLLFCAVIGIPLGILCARSDRTEMVIRPVLDAMQTLPAFVYLVPVVMLFGIGNVPGVIVTIIFSVAPLVRLTNLGIRQVPADKVEAARAFGCTPMQMLMKVQLPLAAPTMMAGLNQTLMLSLSMVVVASMISVGGLGLMVLSGIGRLDMGLASVGGAGLVLLAVFLDRLTQAMGERSADLATGQRWYESGPVGLVMKLKKKKNVARAVIN; via the coding sequence ATGTCCGACTTTAACTTTCTGGATCCCTTCCAGAGTTTGAATATTCCGCTGGGGTCGTGGGTTGAAACCGCCCTTAAATACCTGGTGCATAACTTTCGGGATGTCTTCCGCTCGATTCGCTGGCCGGTCGATCAGGTGCTCGACGGCGTCCAGTGGGGGCTGCTTTCGCTGCCGCCGACGGTGTTCATCATCATCGCCGGGCTGATCAGCTGGCAGATCGGCGGCAAACGCATCGCGATCTTCAGCGTGGCAACCCTGACCGGGCTCGGGCTGATCGGCGTGTGGAACGACGCCATGGTCACCCTGGCACTGGTGCTGACCTCGCTGTTGTTCTGCGCGGTGATCGGGATTCCGCTGGGCATTCTCTGTGCCCGCAGCGACCGCACCGAAATGGTCATCCGCCCGGTGCTCGATGCCATGCAGACCCTGCCGGCGTTCGTCTACCTGGTGCCGGTGGTGATGCTGTTCGGCATCGGCAACGTGCCGGGTGTGATTGTCACGATCATCTTCTCCGTCGCGCCGCTGGTGCGGCTGACCAACCTCGGCATTCGTCAGGTGCCGGCGGACAAGGTCGAGGCGGCGCGGGCCTTTGGCTGCACACCGATGCAGATGCTGATGAAGGTTCAATTGCCGCTGGCCGCGCCAACCATGATGGCCGGCTTGAACCAGACCTTGATGCTGTCGCTGTCGATGGTGGTGGTCGCCTCGATGATTTCGGTCGGCGGGCTGGGGCTGATGGTGCTCAGCGGCATCGGTCGCCTCGATATGGGCCTGGCCAGTGTCGGCGGAGCAGGGCTGGTGTTGCTGGCGGTGTTCCTCGATCGCCTGACCCAGGCCATGGGTGAACGCAGCGCCGATCTGGCCACCGGGCAGCGCTGGTATGAGAGCGGGCCGGTCGGCCTGGTCATGAAGTTGAAGAAAAAGAAGAACGTTGCTCGTGCGGTTATTAACTGA